Proteins from a genomic interval of Paenibacillus sp. RC334:
- a CDS encoding aldehyde dehydrogenase family protein, with amino-acid sequence MESRNWIGGEWLSPSGEEMVVRNPSVLKEEVGVVHFSDTGDITQAGEAARLAQTGWSALSPAARGAYLFKAAGLLEASLPELAELASREMGKPITEMRGEVMRGVHLLRYYAAEGVRSIGTVIPSNEPGVLQYTKRIPLGVTAVITPWNFPVAIPLWKIAPALLCGNTVIWKPAEHASLTAVRVTELFEAVQLPPGVLNLVVGQGSRIGDVLLEHPALDAVSFTGSTATGLGIAERCARRNIKYQTEMGGKNAAIVLKDADIAKAVAMIASGAFRSAGQKCTATSRVIVERSVYETFTEALRQAVEKIQIAPALDPGAYLGPVASAGQYEKVMSYVALAHREADILAEGGAAAGTDNGYYVRPLVATGMNSSHPLIQEEIFGPVIGVVQADDFDDAIRLCNDSIYGLSASLFTHDLRLAHRFLDEADAGMVRVNQETAGVEYQAPFGGLKRSSSHTREQGQAALDFYSAIKTCAISYE; translated from the coding sequence ATGGAGAGCCGAAATTGGATCGGCGGTGAGTGGCTGAGTCCTTCAGGCGAAGAAATGGTCGTTCGCAATCCTTCCGTGCTGAAAGAGGAGGTGGGTGTCGTCCATTTTTCAGATACAGGCGATATTACACAGGCTGGGGAGGCTGCACGGCTTGCACAGACGGGATGGTCGGCATTAAGTCCGGCAGCGCGGGGAGCTTATTTATTCAAAGCAGCCGGGTTGCTGGAAGCGAGTCTGCCCGAATTGGCTGAGCTGGCCAGCCGTGAAATGGGAAAGCCGATTACCGAGATGCGCGGAGAGGTCATGCGAGGCGTCCATCTGCTCCGATACTATGCGGCAGAGGGCGTACGTTCCATCGGTACGGTTATTCCTTCGAATGAGCCGGGAGTGCTCCAGTACACGAAGCGCATTCCGCTGGGCGTAACGGCTGTCATTACGCCGTGGAATTTTCCGGTTGCCATTCCGCTCTGGAAAATCGCTCCTGCACTCTTGTGTGGAAACACGGTCATCTGGAAGCCTGCCGAACATGCGTCATTAACTGCAGTACGGGTCACGGAGCTGTTCGAAGCTGTACAGCTTCCACCTGGTGTACTGAACCTTGTCGTCGGGCAGGGCAGCCGCATAGGTGATGTCCTGCTGGAGCATCCGGCATTGGATGCAGTCAGCTTCACGGGTTCTACTGCTACAGGTTTGGGTATTGCCGAGCGATGCGCGCGTCGTAACATCAAGTACCAGACCGAGATGGGCGGTAAAAATGCCGCTATTGTGCTAAAGGATGCAGATATAGCGAAGGCGGTGGCGATGATTGCCAGCGGAGCTTTCCGATCAGCCGGGCAAAAATGTACGGCAACCAGCCGGGTGATCGTGGAACGGTCTGTCTATGAAACGTTTACGGAAGCATTGCGCCAAGCGGTGGAAAAAATTCAGATAGCCCCGGCGTTGGACCCCGGCGCGTATCTCGGACCTGTGGCATCCGCAGGTCAGTACGAGAAGGTCATGTCCTATGTCGCGCTGGCCCATCGGGAAGCAGATATTTTAGCTGAGGGCGGAGCCGCTGCCGGGACAGATAACGGGTATTATGTGCGTCCGCTGGTGGCGACCGGGATGAATTCATCACATCCGCTGATTCAGGAGGAGATTTTCGGACCCGTGATCGGTGTCGTGCAGGCGGACGACTTCGATGATGCGATTCGGCTGTGCAATGATTCCATTTACGGGTTGAGCGCCTCGCTATTCACCCACGATTTGCGGCTCGCCCATCGGTTTCTGGATGAAGCGGACGCCGGAATGGTACGGGTTAATCAGGAAACGGCTGGTGTCGAATATCAGGCCCCGTTCGGCGGTTTGAAGCGATCCAGCTCACATACCCGGGAACAGGGGCAGGCGGCGCTGGATTTTTATTCAGCCATTAAAACCTGCGCGATCAGCTATGAATAA
- a CDS encoding Ig domain-containing protein, which produces MNMQRRRTKIWLTALAAFLIIALTPAIPGQQAYAEAESDAKVIDIFSRTVNDIGIDLVDWQGYLANPYVKLKVKPPADAAFPVTVTLNAQGTSRLMMDLPSTLSAQGASKTLTFDNAQEEKEFRLAIHPDRIGGNGEIEHYTLSMSVAGNDGQTTMQSIPIRVLDQDDNEDPKVPIHFDYRFDTIMPYFNDASTRKAAELAVKDWFYFFDLDSFDEVPANAEVNHLPGDDWQNEIQVTNDKPYKGMWVFMRGLNGPYSTGFPADNGNYHTRNGVTVPGNLNRSYSLILDFYDDAIPFTSVDDEEWYQSDLSKVTDVHGLIMHEFGHAIVFSDTFPGVKALKEAAGNDPDIMAYQHRAAALDDSYHLSGDIAEVDRLSGQNGGWRHMFPTRRWMNTKLSLLVAEKAGWPLRKDLTPFLAPEIITKELPEPAKGKAYTAKLEAKGGVPFYDWTVTGGELPAGFKLDRFTGTISGTTDSGAENKTYTFTVQLRDYDELSKPVTQSFTLKL; this is translated from the coding sequence ATGAACATGCAAAGAAGACGCACGAAAATATGGCTGACCGCACTGGCGGCTTTTCTCATCATTGCTTTGACCCCAGCCATTCCGGGTCAACAGGCATATGCCGAGGCGGAATCGGATGCAAAAGTAATCGACATCTTTAGCCGGACGGTGAACGATATCGGTATAGATCTGGTCGATTGGCAAGGCTATCTTGCGAACCCGTATGTGAAACTAAAAGTAAAGCCACCTGCGGACGCCGCTTTTCCAGTGACGGTTACGCTGAATGCGCAGGGCACATCCCGGCTGATGATGGATTTGCCAAGTACGTTGTCGGCGCAAGGCGCGAGCAAAACCTTGACCTTTGACAACGCGCAGGAGGAAAAAGAATTCCGACTAGCCATTCATCCCGACCGGATCGGAGGAAACGGCGAAATAGAACATTACACGTTGTCTATGTCCGTTGCCGGGAATGATGGGCAGACGACCATGCAATCTATTCCGATTCGGGTGTTGGATCAGGACGATAATGAAGATCCGAAAGTACCCATTCATTTTGACTACCGCTTCGATACGATTATGCCCTATTTCAATGACGCTTCTACCAGAAAGGCCGCAGAGCTGGCGGTGAAGGACTGGTTCTATTTCTTTGATCTGGATTCCTTCGACGAGGTTCCTGCCAATGCAGAGGTAAACCATCTGCCGGGAGACGATTGGCAAAATGAGATACAGGTGACGAATGATAAGCCCTATAAGGGCATGTGGGTGTTTATGAGAGGTTTGAATGGACCTTATTCTACAGGCTTTCCGGCCGATAACGGCAATTATCATACACGCAACGGGGTGACCGTGCCGGGGAACTTAAACCGTTCCTACAGTTTGATTTTGGATTTCTATGATGATGCAATTCCATTCACATCGGTGGACGATGAGGAATGGTATCAATCCGATCTGTCCAAGGTGACAGATGTACACGGACTGATCATGCATGAATTCGGTCATGCGATTGTGTTCAGCGACACGTTCCCGGGCGTCAAGGCGCTGAAGGAGGCCGCAGGCAACGACCCGGATATTATGGCCTATCAACATAGAGCGGCCGCGTTGGACGATAGCTATCATCTCTCCGGGGATATTGCAGAGGTCGATAGACTGAGCGGACAAAATGGTGGCTGGCGTCATATGTTCCCGACCCGACGCTGGATGAACACGAAGCTTTCGTTGCTGGTAGCGGAAAAAGCAGGCTGGCCGCTGCGTAAGGATCTGACTCCTTTCCTTGCGCCGGAAATCATTACGAAGGAACTGCCTGAACCCGCCAAAGGAAAGGCGTACACGGCCAAGCTGGAGGCCAAGGGGGGCGTACCGTTTTACGATTGGACGGTGACAGGCGGCGAACTGCCCGCAGGCTTTAAGCTGGATCGCTTCACAGGAACGATCAGCGGGACAACAGACAGCGGAGCAGAGAACAAGACGTATACGTTCACCGTACAGTTACGGGATTATGACGAGCTGAGCAAGCCTGTGACCCAAAGCTTTACGCTCAAGCTGTAA
- a CDS encoding dihydrodipicolinate synthase family protein, which translates to MARFEGVYVALVTPFTAELEVDYKRLTELCEHLIANGISGLVPTGSLGEYAALSAEERSQVVHTVIDAAAGRVPVVVGSAAPSTRQAVHWVQHAKDAGAAGVMALPPINYNPLPHEVTAHYEALSEVGLPIIAYNNPHDYKVDMTPDILADLSRIENIVAVKEFSGDVRRIHAILDQTELEVMVGVDNLAMEGALFGATGWISGVPNALPKEGVELFQLAQAGNMAEASALYRRLLPLFRYDASPQLVQSIKYMMELAGFPVGPTRPPRLALPQADYDRIREAFEVAVRPSGVSS; encoded by the coding sequence ATGGCACGTTTTGAAGGTGTATATGTGGCGTTGGTTACACCGTTCACGGCAGAGCTGGAGGTCGATTACAAACGTCTGACCGAGCTGTGCGAGCATCTGATTGCGAACGGCATTAGTGGACTGGTTCCTACGGGATCACTGGGAGAATATGCAGCTTTGTCCGCGGAGGAACGGTCACAGGTTGTGCATACGGTAATTGACGCTGCGGCGGGGCGAGTCCCGGTCGTTGTCGGCTCGGCGGCTCCATCCACCAGGCAGGCGGTGCATTGGGTACAGCATGCAAAGGATGCCGGAGCAGCTGGTGTCATGGCGCTGCCGCCCATTAATTACAATCCGCTGCCTCATGAGGTAACGGCCCACTATGAAGCATTGTCGGAGGTAGGCTTGCCCATCATCGCATACAATAATCCCCATGATTACAAGGTCGATATGACCCCGGATATCCTTGCGGACTTGTCACGCATTGAAAATATCGTAGCGGTTAAGGAATTCTCAGGTGATGTACGACGTATTCACGCTATTTTGGACCAGACCGAGCTGGAGGTCATGGTCGGAGTGGATAATCTGGCTATGGAGGGGGCGTTATTCGGCGCGACAGGCTGGATTTCGGGGGTACCTAATGCGTTGCCCAAGGAAGGGGTAGAGTTGTTCCAGCTTGCACAGGCAGGAAATATGGCGGAAGCTTCCGCTTTGTATCGCAGGCTGCTACCGTTGTTCCGCTATGATGCCAGCCCGCAACTCGTACAGTCCATTAAATACATGATGGAGCTGGCTGGTTTTCCGGTCGGCCCAACACGTCCACCCAGACTTGCGCTGCCGCAGGCGGATTATGACCGCATTCGCGAAGCTTTTGAGGTGGCGGTTCGTCCGAGCGGGGTTTCATCCTGA
- a CDS encoding FAD-dependent oxidoreductase, protein MKHDAADLVVVGGGIIGVAIAYYAAKSGLKVVLAERGEIAGGTSSRCDGNILAIDKEPGFDSRMSLVSQELVAELARELEDEFEYRAPGSILVCENDQEMQAAEQWVARQQQEGLPFRMLDQRDLQEEWPHLAKDLPGGLECATDSTVNPVLMTYALAGAARRMGARLLPRTPIQSVLKDEGGNVRGVETPHGVIHAGAVVLAAGVWTRSIGQSLGLHLPIKPRKGHILVSARMPSIGNRKVMEFGYLMSKFGGQRSVDEVYEKYGVALVFEPTASQNILIGSSRQFVGMDTGVDQQVIRLIARRAIRFFPDLANVPLMRAYTGLRPWTPDHLPIVSAVDEIPGLFIASGHEGDGISLAAVTGKLVTEMVRGESTCIPVEPLRYDRFGEAFISSQVHGEVTG, encoded by the coding sequence ATGAAACACGATGCGGCAGATCTGGTCGTTGTAGGTGGCGGGATCATCGGGGTAGCTATCGCTTATTATGCGGCAAAATCCGGTTTGAAGGTTGTGCTGGCTGAGCGAGGGGAGATTGCTGGAGGCACTTCGTCCCGTTGTGATGGAAATATTTTAGCCATCGACAAGGAGCCGGGATTTGACAGCCGAATGTCGCTGGTATCACAGGAGCTGGTGGCAGAGCTGGCTAGAGAACTGGAGGATGAATTTGAGTATCGTGCGCCGGGCAGTATTTTGGTCTGTGAAAATGATCAGGAGATGCAGGCGGCAGAGCAGTGGGTGGCCCGCCAGCAGCAAGAGGGCCTTCCGTTTCGCATGCTGGATCAGCGTGATCTGCAGGAGGAATGGCCGCATTTGGCTAAAGACTTGCCGGGCGGACTGGAATGTGCGACAGATTCAACCGTGAATCCGGTACTAATGACGTATGCACTGGCCGGGGCCGCACGCCGAATGGGAGCCAGACTACTGCCGCGTACGCCGATACAGTCCGTCCTCAAGGACGAAGGGGGAAACGTTCGGGGTGTGGAGACACCCCATGGCGTTATCCATGCTGGAGCGGTGGTGCTGGCGGCAGGCGTGTGGACACGCAGCATCGGTCAATCACTCGGTCTTCATCTTCCGATTAAGCCGCGCAAAGGACATATTCTGGTGTCTGCCCGGATGCCCTCGATCGGGAACCGCAAGGTGATGGAGTTCGGGTATCTGATGAGCAAGTTTGGCGGGCAGCGGAGTGTGGATGAGGTGTATGAAAAATACGGTGTAGCACTGGTATTCGAGCCGACAGCATCACAAAATATCCTGATCGGCAGTAGCCGCCAGTTTGTCGGTATGGATACAGGTGTGGATCAGCAGGTGATCCGGTTAATCGCCCGCAGAGCAATTCGCTTTTTTCCAGACTTGGCAAACGTGCCGCTGATGAGGGCGTATACCGGATTGCGTCCATGGACGCCTGATCACTTGCCGATTGTATCGGCGGTGGACGAAATACCGGGGCTGTTTATCGCCTCGGGCCACGAAGGAGACGGTATTAGCCTCGCAGCGGTTACGGGGAAGCTGGTGACCGAAATGGTGCGCGGCGAATCGACTTGCATTCCGGTGGAACCACTGCGGTATGACCGATTTGGGGAGGCTTTTATCAGCAGTCAGGTTCACGGGGAGGTAACCGGATGA
- a CDS encoding glycoside hydrolase family 127 protein, whose product MTLQAKAHMKARPFALNEVVLAEGPFKQAMELNRSYLLELQPDRLLARFREYAGLAPKAPQYEGWEAMSISGHTLGHYLSACSMMYASTGDDRFKEIVHYITDELDVCQEAHGDGYVSGIPGGKELFEEVSAGNIRSKGFDLNGAWAPLYTLHKLFAGLRDAYHLTGCDKALAVECKLADWLGGILKPMSDEQMQQMMFCEYGGMNEVLADLYADTGEESYLRLAECFWHKLVLDPLSSQEDCLQGIHANTQIPKLIGLAKEYELTNDTKRRATVEFFWDRVVDHHSYVIGGNSFGEYFGAPGGLNDRIGPHTTETCNTYNMLKLTNHLFQWNVSAKEADFYERGLFNHILASQDPVQGGVTYFLSLAMGGHKHFESKFDDFTCCVGTGMENHASYGSGIYFHDHDKLYVNQFIASTLEWKDTGVTLKQSTSYPDTDHTTLEIQCDQPAKFMLLVRYPYWAEKGITIRVNGKEQAVVSEPGSFVTIARTWIDGDVVEVTIPMSLRLEQMPDNPDRAAVMYGPLVLAGDLGPIADPKARDFLYTPVFIPETDKLDAWIQPVEGKTNTFRTLDAGHPRDVELSPLYKIHDRTYSVYWDIFTPEAWQEAEKEYTAAREKLAVLEQCTIDFAQPGEMQPERDHNFQGDASTRTGYVNNRPYRNAGIDGWFSFDLNTDPAALMLLVITYTATLEMPNCGFDILINSHPLEHFSEGFDEADKFYNVNAAIPAAYLEGKDKATVTFKAKPGQRIRRLFGLRMVNKDVYEQLYQAGSSGVHE is encoded by the coding sequence ATGACACTCCAAGCAAAAGCCCATATGAAAGCAAGACCGTTCGCACTGAACGAGGTGGTGTTGGCTGAAGGTCCCTTCAAGCAGGCGATGGAGCTGAACCGATCCTATCTGTTGGAGCTTCAACCCGACCGTCTGCTGGCGCGTTTTCGGGAATATGCCGGACTTGCGCCCAAAGCGCCTCAATATGAAGGCTGGGAAGCCATGTCTATTTCCGGTCATACACTGGGACACTATTTGTCCGCTTGCTCCATGATGTATGCTTCGACGGGCGACGACCGTTTTAAAGAAATTGTACATTACATTACGGATGAGCTGGACGTTTGTCAAGAAGCGCATGGTGACGGGTATGTTTCCGGCATTCCGGGGGGAAAAGAACTTTTTGAAGAGGTGTCTGCCGGAAATATTCGTTCGAAGGGCTTTGACCTGAATGGTGCCTGGGCTCCCCTGTATACATTGCACAAGTTGTTCGCCGGTCTGCGTGATGCGTACCATTTAACAGGCTGTGACAAGGCATTGGCAGTAGAGTGCAAGCTGGCGGACTGGCTCGGGGGTATTTTGAAGCCGATGAGTGATGAACAGATGCAGCAGATGATGTTTTGTGAATATGGAGGCATGAATGAAGTATTAGCAGATTTGTACGCGGATACTGGAGAAGAGAGCTACTTGCGGCTGGCTGAGTGCTTCTGGCACAAGCTGGTGCTGGACCCGCTTAGCTCACAGGAGGATTGTTTACAGGGGATTCACGCCAACACGCAAATTCCGAAGCTGATCGGGCTTGCCAAGGAATATGAGCTGACGAATGATACGAAGCGCCGGGCGACGGTGGAGTTTTTTTGGGATCGGGTGGTGGATCATCATTCGTATGTCATTGGCGGCAATAGCTTTGGAGAATATTTTGGAGCGCCGGGTGGTTTAAATGATCGCATCGGGCCGCATACGACGGAGACGTGCAACACCTATAATATGCTCAAGCTGACCAACCATCTGTTTCAGTGGAATGTATCCGCTAAGGAGGCAGATTTTTATGAGCGGGGTTTGTTTAATCATATTTTGGCCTCTCAGGACCCGGTTCAGGGGGGTGTAACGTATTTTCTGTCGCTGGCGATGGGTGGACACAAGCATTTTGAAAGCAAGTTTGATGATTTTACATGCTGCGTTGGGACAGGGATGGAAAACCATGCGAGCTACGGCAGCGGCATTTATTTTCACGATCACGATAAGCTGTATGTCAATCAGTTCATTGCTTCCACGCTGGAATGGAAGGATACAGGCGTTACGCTAAAACAAAGCACGTCCTATCCAGATACCGATCATACGACGCTGGAAATTCAATGTGATCAACCTGCCAAATTTATGCTGCTCGTCCGCTATCCTTATTGGGCTGAAAAAGGGATCACCATCCGCGTAAATGGCAAGGAACAAGCGGTCGTATCGGAACCGGGCAGCTTCGTCACTATCGCCAGAACGTGGATTGACGGCGATGTTGTAGAGGTGACGATTCCGATGTCGCTGAGACTGGAGCAGATGCCGGATAACCCTGACCGGGCGGCTGTCATGTATGGACCGCTGGTACTGGCAGGGGACCTCGGTCCCATAGCTGATCCCAAGGCCAGGGATTTCCTGTACACACCCGTATTCATTCCCGAAACGGATAAGCTGGATGCCTGGATCCAACCCGTGGAGGGCAAAACGAACACATTTCGCACTTTGGATGCAGGCCACCCCCGGGATGTGGAATTGTCTCCTTTGTATAAAATACATGACCGCACCTATTCCGTATATTGGGACATCTTTACACCGGAAGCGTGGCAGGAGGCAGAAAAGGAATACACAGCGGCACGTGAAAAGCTGGCTGTTCTAGAGCAGTGCACGATTGACTTCGCCCAACCCGGAGAAATGCAGCCGGAGCGGGATCATAACTTTCAGGGAGATGCTTCGACTCGCACCGGATATGTAAACAACCGACCTTACCGAAATGCGGGCATTGACGGCTGGTTTTCTTTTGATCTGAATACAGATCCGGCTGCTCTGATGCTGTTGGTCATCACCTATACAGCTACGCTGGAAATGCCAAACTGCGGTTTTGATATTTTGATTAACAGTCATCCGCTTGAGCATTTTAGTGAAGGCTTTGATGAGGCCGACAAGTTTTACAACGTAAATGCCGCCATTCCGGCAGCATATCTGGAGGGCAAGGATAAAGCGACAGTAACCTTCAAAGCCAAGCCGGGACAGCGTATTCGCAGATTGTTTGGCCTGAGAATGGTTAATAAAGATGTGTATGAGCAGCTATATCAAGCAGGTAGTTCAGGTGTGCATGAATGA
- a CDS encoding proline racemase family protein, with product MSIPGKITTIDTHTGGNPTRTVIHGAPKLVGHTMLEKMTYMAEHHDDFRRLLMFEPRGHEVMSGCILTEPCHPDADIGVVFVETGGYLPMCGHDTIGVCTALMEGGLIAADKKSILLDTPAGPVQVLLDVDEGKVQQVTFTNIPSFVYRREVEVDVDGIGQVTLDIAYGGNFYGIIEAASIGLALEQSNGAEIVRTAVRIREAVNAVIEVVHPENPVIQGLTHIEFYGEPVASQADCRNVVVIPPGGIDRSPCGTGTSAKVAVLHAKGKLGLHEAFVHESITGSMFRAEIVCETQVGPYPAVVPQITGSAWVTGHHQFVLDPEDPLREGFLLM from the coding sequence ATGAGCATACCAGGCAAAATCACTACGATTGATACCCACACGGGAGGCAATCCGACGCGAACGGTCATTCACGGCGCGCCCAAGCTGGTGGGACATACGATGCTGGAAAAGATGACGTATATGGCAGAGCATCATGATGATTTTCGTCGTCTGCTGATGTTCGAGCCGCGTGGACATGAGGTCATGTCGGGCTGCATTTTAACAGAACCCTGTCATCCGGATGCCGATATCGGTGTGGTCTTCGTGGAGACAGGCGGCTACTTGCCGATGTGCGGCCACGATACGATTGGCGTATGCACGGCGCTGATGGAAGGCGGATTGATTGCTGCGGACAAAAAATCGATTTTGCTGGATACCCCGGCAGGCCCGGTTCAAGTGCTGTTGGATGTAGATGAGGGAAAAGTACAACAGGTGACATTCACGAACATTCCTTCTTTTGTTTACCGTCGGGAGGTAGAGGTGGATGTAGACGGCATCGGTCAAGTAACGTTGGATATTGCGTATGGAGGTAACTTTTATGGCATTATCGAGGCGGCTTCCATCGGTCTTGCGCTGGAGCAGAGCAATGGGGCAGAGATTGTACGGACGGCGGTGCGGATTCGGGAGGCAGTGAATGCTGTGATTGAGGTGGTGCATCCTGAAAATCCAGTCATCCAGGGACTGACGCATATTGAATTTTACGGGGAACCAGTGGCTTCGCAGGCCGATTGCCGTAATGTGGTCGTCATTCCACCTGGGGGCATCGACCGTTCGCCTTGTGGCACAGGAACCTCGGCCAAGGTAGCGGTGCTGCATGCCAAGGGAAAGCTGGGTTTGCATGAGGCGTTTGTGCATGAAAGCATCACTGGCTCCATGTTCCGGGCTGAAATTGTGTGTGAGACACAGGTAGGCCCTTATCCGGCAGTGGTTCCGCAAATTACCGGATCGGCTTGGGTGACGGGACATCATCAATTTGTGCTGGATCCCGAGGACCCGCTTAGAGAAGGATTTTTGCTTATGTGA
- a CDS encoding (2Fe-2S)-binding protein, whose protein sequence is MNRARIVNHPILGTKPERRQVPFVFDGRPMQGLAGEPLAAALLASGVRLLRRHEESGTARGIYCAIGHCNECRLTVHPLGTVRSCLTKLEEGMVVETGRQLSNEITGRIVT, encoded by the coding sequence ATGAATCGTGCGCGTATTGTGAATCATCCTATTCTGGGGACGAAGCCGGAGCGGCGACAGGTGCCTTTCGTTTTCGACGGCCGCCCCATGCAGGGCTTGGCCGGAGAGCCACTCGCGGCTGCGCTGCTGGCAAGCGGTGTACGTTTGCTGAGAAGGCATGAGGAATCCGGCACAGCCAGAGGTATATATTGCGCCATTGGGCACTGTAACGAATGCCGCCTGACGGTTCATCCGCTCGGTACCGTCCGTTCCTGTCTGACCAAGCTGGAGGAAGGTATGGTGGTGGAAACCGGGCGTCAGCTTTCCAATGAAATCACAGGGAGAATTGTGACATGA
- a CDS encoding (2Fe-2S)-binding protein, whose translation MNKRAAGQSETVGASGHLLVCRCEEVSMAQLEQACRMGVDTVRQLKMATRVTMGACQGRVCRQLVESWFSSQYPAARREAELLSQRPPVRPVTFGQLAEGGSL comes from the coding sequence ATGAATAAGCGGGCGGCGGGGCAGAGCGAGACGGTTGGGGCGTCAGGTCATTTGCTCGTATGTCGCTGCGAAGAAGTGAGTATGGCGCAGTTGGAGCAGGCCTGCCGCATGGGAGTGGATACGGTGCGCCAGCTTAAAATGGCTACGCGAGTCACGATGGGGGCGTGTCAGGGCAGGGTATGCCGACAATTGGTGGAGTCGTGGTTTTCCAGTCAGTATCCCGCTGCCCGCCGGGAGGCGGAGCTGTTATCACAAAGGCCCCCGGTGCGTCCCGTAACGTTCGGTCAGTTGGCAGAGGGAGGTTCCCTATGA
- a CDS encoding FAD-dependent oxidoreductase → MNKMAHLIVIGAGPAGLSAAASAAEQGLPVTVLDEFTEPGGRMPGQYHEEGSKGWWVGKHVSDELITRCVELGVDIRCGVSVHGMEYTKTWEISTSRGLFTADYVLLATGAAEIPVPLDGWTLPGVMSIGAAQVMTNVHYVKPGERGIIVGMNVLSMAIARELSVAGVKVAAITLPCANPLAGTAADPTASAKLLLQLSGLAPAAWMRAGGRLAAAMRMEGLIARCYPHRGFRLWDIPIRLRTAVLSVNGQDRVESVTLVHVKPDGSPIPGSERVEPADFVALSGGLYPLAELAAVAGCKFVYSPELGGHVPLHGERMETSLKGLYVAGNITGIESGLVAMAQGRLAAASMIQAAGLSGADGEQRVQEAIREVHFTRKNALIQFHPGITEARTQLYQQWGQTTGSGV, encoded by the coding sequence ATGAATAAAATGGCGCATCTCATCGTCATTGGCGCGGGACCCGCCGGATTGTCCGCAGCGGCATCGGCCGCTGAGCAAGGGTTGCCCGTCACTGTGCTGGATGAATTTACGGAGCCGGGTGGACGTATGCCCGGACAGTATCATGAGGAAGGCAGCAAAGGCTGGTGGGTCGGAAAACACGTATCGGATGAGCTGATTACCCGTTGCGTGGAGCTTGGGGTGGACATCCGCTGCGGCGTATCTGTGCATGGCATGGAGTATACCAAAACGTGGGAAATTTCCACCTCCCGTGGATTGTTCACTGCCGATTATGTATTGCTGGCGACCGGGGCTGCCGAAATTCCCGTTCCGCTAGACGGCTGGACGCTGCCGGGCGTAATGTCCATCGGGGCCGCGCAGGTGATGACCAACGTTCATTACGTCAAGCCGGGAGAACGTGGCATCATTGTAGGCATGAACGTACTGTCCATGGCAATTGCCCGAGAGCTGTCCGTCGCCGGGGTGAAGGTGGCGGCGATTACACTGCCGTGCGCCAATCCGCTGGCTGGTACGGCGGCAGATCCGACAGCCTCCGCCAAGCTGCTGCTACAGCTGTCGGGGTTGGCTCCCGCCGCCTGGATGCGTGCAGGCGGCAGGCTGGCAGCAGCGATGCGGATGGAGGGTCTCATCGCGCGCTGCTATCCCCACAGAGGTTTCCGTCTGTGGGATATCCCGATCCGTTTGCGGACGGCAGTGCTGTCCGTCAACGGGCAGGACCGGGTCGAATCTGTGACCCTGGTCCACGTTAAACCGGACGGCTCGCCTATTCCCGGCAGCGAGCGCGTCGAACCCGCCGACTTCGTGGCACTGAGCGGCGGATTGTATCCGCTCGCCGAGCTGGCGGCAGTAGCCGGGTGCAAATTCGTGTACAGCCCCGAGCTGGGCGGGCATGTTCCACTGCATGGTGAGCGAATGGAAACCTCGCTCAAGGGGCTGTATGTTGCCGGAAATATTACCGGCATCGAAAGCGGGCTGGTCGCCATGGCCCAAGGGCGATTAGCCGCCGCCTCCATGATTCAAGCCGCTGGCCTCAGCGGAGCCGACGGGGAACAGCGGGTACAGGAGGCGATCCGTGAGGTTCATTTTACAAGGAAAAACGCGCTGATCCAGTTTCATCCCGGCATTACAGAGGCGAGAACGCAGCTGTACCAGCAGTGGGGGCAAACCACTGGCAGCGGCGTGTAA